The Bacteroidales bacterium genomic sequence CATTCCTTCCGGGGCGGAGATCACCCTGTTCACCCGCTCGGATGCCTGCGGAGCGGCGGCCATGTGGGCGGCTTACCTGGGAGTGAACCAGGAGGACCTGCTGGGGCTCGGTATTTTCGGGGATCCGGGGGTGGCGGATGCGGTCCGGAACAACCGCTACGGGATCGGCTACAACAACGTGGCCTACATTTATGATATTTCCACCCGGAAAAAATACGAGAACCTGGAGGTGCTTCCCCTGGACCTGGACAGCAACGGGTTCCTGACACCCGATGAGAATTTCTACTCCTCGCTCGACAGCGTGGTCAGCGCCATCAAGGGGGGTATTTATCCTTCGCCCCCTGCCCGGGAACTCTACTTTGTATCCCAGGGAAAGCCCCGGAGCAGGGTGGTGATCCTGTTTATCGAATGGATCCTGACAGAGGGGCAGCAATACCTGAAGGAGGCCGGCTATGTCAGCCTTTCGGAGGAGAAGATCGCGGAGGAGATCCAAAGACTCCACCTCTGATCGCACCGGGACACAAATACCCCTGAATGGTGGCAAGAAAAAGACTAAGGCCGGGCAGGTTGTTCAAGGACCGCCTGAACCGGGGCTGGATGAGGCTGTGGACGCTGGTCATCCTGCTGACCCCCCTGGTCATCGGGGCGGCCCTCTGGTGGAAATCCTCCATGCTCCTGACGGACCACTCCCTGCTCTCCCTGCTCCGCTCGGTGATCTGGAAGCCCCTTTCGGGTCAGTTTGGCTTCTCTTCCTTCATCCTCTCTTCCCTCTGGGTCACTTTCCTGGCCCTGATGATCGCCGGTCCCATCTGTCTCCTGTCGGCGCTTCACCTGACTTATTTTGCCCACAGCCGGGTCACGAAGATCATGCAGCCCACCATCGATATCCTGGCGGGGATCCCCTCGGTGGTCTACGGTGTGTGGGGGGTGCTGGTCATTGTCCCTTTTATCTCCGGCCACCTGGCGCCCCTGCTGGGGGCGGAGACCTCGGGCTACTGCATCCTGGCGGGGGGACTGGTCCTTTCGGTCATGATCATCCCCTTCATCCTAAACATCCTGATCGATATCTTTCAGGCCATTCCCGCCGAGTTGCACGAATCGACCCTCTCCCTGGGGGTTAGCAACTGGGTGGCCATCCGTTCAGTCCTCCTGCGCAAAGCTTTCCCGGGCATCATATCGGCCATGGGACTGGGCATCTCCAGGGCCTTCGGTGAGACCATCGCCGTGCTGATGGTGGTCGGGAACGTGGCCCGCATTCCGGACGGGGTCTTCCAACCGGGCTATCCCCTCACGGCGCTGATAGCCAATAACTACGGAGAGATGTTATCCATCCCCCTCTACGATTCGGCGCTGATGCTGGCGGCCCTGATCCTCTTTGTGATCGTGATCCTGTTTAACCTGCTCTCACGCCTTCTGATCATACGCTATGAAAATAAATACAAATAAAACCAGGAGGCTCCGGAAAGGACTGCAGCGTGCCGAAGAGATCTTTTTCAGGGCGCTGATGCTGCTTTCCTCCTGCCTGATCATGGGCGTACTGCTGATGATCATCATCAGCATCATGCGCAAGGGGATCCCTTCCCTCTCGCTTGAAATGCTGACACAGACTCCTAAAGGAGGATTCTATTTCGGAAAGGAAGGGGGAATCCTGAATGCCATCGTGGGTTCACTCTACCTGGCCCTGGGAGCCACCCTGCTGGCCTTTTGCATCGGGC encodes the following:
- a CDS encoding PstS family phosphate ABC transporter substrate-binding protein produces the protein MKKLSMVMALTILFVCGGCKLFKPETKIETGTVSGNISISGAFALYPITVKWAEEFRKLYPEVEIDISAGGAGKGMADALSEMVDLGMFSREIAPQEKEKGAWHIALTKDAVLATVNASNPHLKEILEKGVSREKLRELYVSGGVSSWGELLDIPSGAEITLFTRSDACGAAAMWAAYLGVNQEDLLGLGIFGDPGVADAVRNNRYGIGYNNVAYIYDISTRKKYENLEVLPLDLDSNGFLTPDENFYSSLDSVVSAIKGGIYPSPPARELYFVSQGKPRSRVVILFIEWILTEGQQYLKEAGYVSLSEEKIAEEIQRLHL
- the pstC gene encoding phosphate ABC transporter permease subunit PstC; the protein is MVARKRLRPGRLFKDRLNRGWMRLWTLVILLTPLVIGAALWWKSSMLLTDHSLLSLLRSVIWKPLSGQFGFSSFILSSLWVTFLALMIAGPICLLSALHLTYFAHSRVTKIMQPTIDILAGIPSVVYGVWGVLVIVPFISGHLAPLLGAETSGYCILAGGLVLSVMIIPFILNILIDIFQAIPAELHESTLSLGVSNWVAIRSVLLRKAFPGIISAMGLGISRAFGETIAVLMVVGNVARIPDGVFQPGYPLTALIANNYGEMLSIPLYDSALMLAALILFVIVILFNLLSRLLIIRYENKYK